A stretch of the Cetobacterium somerae ATCC BAA-474 genome encodes the following:
- a CDS encoding esterase-like activity of phytase family protein, whose protein sequence is MKTKLALLSLFVSTLTFSEVVNLKKFDIEVPSQFMVPYSGDESEFKDGFKTGFGSALAFKNINSDGTIEFYALTDRGPNADIPKYLKDGKSVPGKFFPAPNFTPSIGILKVDDKKAEIIDKIELKDSTGKNITGLPLPLNRIGSTGEVALDLNMNSLGYDINGLDPEGIAIDKDGNFWISDEYGPFIIKVDKNGKILEKLEPGNGLPEIVKYRIPNRGIEGLTIDKNGNIYAAVQSTLNVDGKTKDTAIFTRVLKIDPDTKEVKTFAYPIDKNYKSNSAAKIGDIYAVDENKLLIIEQGKQKGKMENLIYLVDFSKADDITTLGNLESKGNDLKIKLGEKKLVVDLRKHGWDTEKAEGLTLLPDNKTIAIINDNDFGMAISEDVSPYHYNENEKQLYLNNKATNQKLTLKKNTETSQLWLVTLKEEI, encoded by the coding sequence TTGAAAACTAAATTAGCATTACTATCATTATTTGTTTCTACATTAACTTTTTCAGAGGTTGTAAATTTAAAAAAATTTGATATAGAAGTACCATCTCAATTCATGGTTCCATATAGTGGTGATGAATCTGAATTTAAAGATGGCTTCAAAACAGGTTTTGGGTCAGCTCTAGCTTTTAAAAATATAAATTCTGATGGGACAATAGAATTTTATGCTTTAACAGATAGAGGTCCTAATGCAGATATTCCAAAATATTTAAAAGATGGTAAAAGTGTTCCTGGAAAATTTTTCCCAGCACCAAACTTCACTCCTTCAATTGGAATTTTAAAAGTTGATGATAAAAAAGCTGAAATAATAGATAAAATTGAACTAAAAGATTCAACTGGAAAAAATATTACTGGATTACCTCTTCCCTTAAACAGAATCGGTTCTACTGGTGAGGTTGCATTAGATTTAAATATGAATAGTCTAGGGTATGATATCAATGGTCTTGACCCAGAGGGAATAGCTATTGATAAAGATGGAAACTTCTGGATTTCAGATGAGTATGGACCATTTATAATAAAGGTTGATAAGAATGGAAAAATTTTAGAAAAATTAGAACCTGGAAATGGATTACCTGAAATTGTAAAATATAGAATTCCAAATAGAGGAATAGAAGGGTTAACAATTGATAAAAATGGAAATATCTATGCCGCAGTTCAAAGTACTTTAAATGTCGACGGAAAAACAAAAGATACTGCAATTTTTACTAGAGTTTTAAAAATTGATCCAGACACAAAAGAGGTTAAAACTTTTGCATATCCAATTGATAAAAATTATAAATCTAACTCTGCTGCTAAAATTGGTGATATCTATGCAGTTGATGAGAATAAACTATTGATAATAGAACAGGGAAAGCAAAAAGGAAAAATGGAAAACTTAATCTATTTAGTTGATTTTTCAAAAGCTGATGATATTACAACTTTAGGTAACCTAGAGAGTAAAGGAAACGATTTAAAAATAAAGCTTGGAGAGAAAAAGCTAGTTGTAGATTTAAGAAAACATGGATGGGATACTGAAAAAGCTGAAGGATTAACTCTTTTACCAGACAATAAAACAATTGCGATAATCAATGATAATGACTTTGGAATGGCAATAAGTGAAGATGTATCTCCTTATCATTATAACGAAAATGAAAAACAACTATACTTAAATAATAAAGCTACAAATCAAAAACTAACTTTAAAGAAAAATACAGAAACTAGTCAACTTTGGTTAGTTACACTTAAAGAGGAAATATAA
- a CDS encoding MerR family transcriptional regulator — MIFSIGETSKLTKISIQTLRHYDKEGLLKPIYVDEETKYRYYSIDQFLQIDFIKRCKSLGFSLEKIKQILYEGNNLENILKSIVFQKNIIEKEIENLKNIKSNLNRLEKTLSHAMNSLNKPPQMEELEFFILGSSQGEIKDNNDIETHIRKVFKKIDISYNISDTFIILKVDEKNYSYYEEIIVASKSINSEEIYKNKGVSLYVEGAAFKNEIYFEKIKKFQRDKKLKKSEIFYEIYYISKLDNKNEEYSLINIFHPFG; from the coding sequence ATGATATTTTCAATAGGAGAAACATCTAAATTAACAAAAATTTCTATTCAAACCCTTCGTCACTATGATAAAGAGGGACTTTTAAAGCCAATTTATGTTGATGAAGAGACGAAATATAGATATTATTCAATAGATCAATTTTTACAAATAGATTTTATAAAGAGGTGTAAGTCTTTAGGATTTTCTTTGGAAAAAATAAAACAGATTTTATATGAAGGGAATAATTTAGAAAATATTTTAAAGTCAATTGTATTTCAAAAAAATATAATTGAAAAAGAGATTGAAAACTTAAAAAATATAAAATCTAATTTAAATAGATTAGAAAAAACTTTGAGTCACGCAATGAATAGTTTAAATAAACCACCTCAAATGGAAGAGTTAGAGTTTTTTATTTTGGGAAGTTCTCAAGGAGAAATAAAAGATAACAATGATATTGAAACTCATATAAGAAAAGTTTTTAAAAAGATAGATATTTCTTATAATATAAGCGATACCTTTATAATATTAAAGGTGGATGAAAAAAATTATAGTTACTATGAAGAGATTATAGTAGCTTCTAAATCTATTAATAGTGAAGAGATTTATAAAAATAAAGGAGTATCTTTATATGTGGAAGGAGCAGCTTTTAAAAACGAAATATACTTTGAAAAAATAAAAAAATTTCAAAGAGATAAGAAGTTGAAAAAATCTGAAATTTTTTATGAAATATATTATATTTCTAAACTAGATAATAAAAATGAAGAATATTCCTTAATAAATATTTTTCATCCTTTTGGCTAA
- the glpQ gene encoding glycerophosphodiester phosphodiesterase yields MNVKILLALSMVGLSLATFSQNDKKIIIAHRGASGYLPEHTLESKALAFGQGADYLEQDLAMTKDNKVIVIHDHFLDQLTDVAKQYPNRARKDGRYYVMDFTLAEIKGLNMTENFKVENGEEKLVYEGRFPLWKSTFKIHTLEEELEFIQGLEKTAGKRIGIYPEIKAPWLHHQEGKDIAKETLQILKKYGYTSKNDPIYFQVFDFNELKRVKNELMPEMGMDLKLVQLVAYTDWNETMEKNKKGEWVNYNYDWMFTPEGVEEVSKYADGIGPAWYMLIDGDNSKKGDIKVTPLVEYIGKNGLELHPYTIRKDALPNYVDNIDEMFEIIFNQTNSTGVFTDFPDLGVQFIANQNK; encoded by the coding sequence ATGAACGTAAAAATATTATTAGCACTTAGTATGGTAGGATTATCTTTAGCGACTTTTTCACAAAATGATAAAAAAATTATAATAGCACATAGAGGAGCAAGTGGTTATTTGCCAGAACATACACTTGAATCAAAGGCTTTAGCTTTTGGTCAAGGAGCAGATTATTTAGAACAAGATTTGGCTATGACTAAGGATAATAAAGTAATTGTAATACATGATCATTTTTTAGACCAACTTACAGATGTTGCTAAGCAATATCCAAATAGAGCAAGAAAAGATGGTAGATATTATGTAATGGATTTTACTTTAGCTGAAATAAAAGGTTTAAATATGACTGAAAATTTTAAAGTGGAAAATGGTGAGGAAAAATTGGTTTACGAAGGAAGATTCCCTTTATGGAAATCAACATTTAAAATTCATACTTTAGAAGAAGAATTAGAGTTTATTCAAGGGTTAGAAAAAACAGCAGGAAAAAGAATTGGAATATATCCAGAAATTAAAGCTCCTTGGTTACATCATCAAGAGGGAAAAGATATAGCTAAAGAAACTTTACAAATTCTAAAAAAGTATGGTTATACAAGTAAGAATGACCCCATCTATTTCCAAGTTTTTGATTTTAATGAGTTAAAAAGAGTTAAAAATGAACTTATGCCAGAGATGGGAATGGATTTAAAATTAGTTCAGTTAGTTGCATATACTGATTGGAATGAAACTATGGAAAAAAATAAAAAAGGTGAATGGGTAAACTATAATTATGATTGGATGTTTACTCCAGAGGGAGTGGAAGAAGTATCAAAATATGCTGATGGAATAGGTCCAGCATGGTATATGCTAATAGATGGAGATAATTCTAAAAAAGGAGATATAAAAGTAACTCCATTAGTAGAATATATTGGAAAAAATGGATTGGAATTACATCCGTATACAATTAGAAAAGATGCTTTACCAAACTATGTAGACAATATAGATGAGATGTTTGAAATCATATTTAACCAAACTAATTCTACAGGAGTATTTACAGATTTTCCAGATTTAGGAGTTCAGTTTATAGCAAATCAAAATAAATAA
- a CDS encoding TRAP transporter large permease, with the protein MEPFIPVIILFILFFLNIPIAFALIGASLYYFIFQNNIMSVNMVIQQFVTSVESFPYLAVPFFIMVGSVMNFSGISSSLMKMAEVLTGHMVGGLAQVNVILSAMMGGISGSANADAAMQSKILVPEMVKRNFSKPFSAAVTAASSSVSPVIPPGTNLIIYSLIANVSVAKMFLAGYTPGIMMTVALMFVVHIISKKRGYTSTRDKRATIKEILIQIKDSIWALLIPFGIILGMRMGLFTPTEAGGVAVLFCFVVGVFVYKKLKWEHVPIILKDTVYGTGSVMLLIIGAKVFGYYLTLERIPQMITNLLVGFTDNRYMLLFIVNLLLLFVGMFLEGGAALVILAPLLVPAALKVGIDPIQFGVILIVNIMIGGITPPFGSMMFTTCTIVGVKLDEFVKEVLPFILALLVVLAILTYSETIALYIPNLLM; encoded by the coding sequence ATGGAACCATTTATACCAGTTATTATTTTATTTATACTGTTTTTCTTAAATATACCTATTGCTTTTGCTCTTATAGGAGCATCACTATATTATTTTATATTCCAGAATAATATAATGTCTGTTAATATGGTTATTCAACAGTTTGTAACTTCAGTGGAATCATTTCCATATTTGGCAGTTCCATTTTTTATAATGGTTGGATCTGTTATGAACTTTTCAGGAATTAGTTCTAGTTTAATGAAAATGGCAGAAGTTTTAACAGGGCATATGGTCGGAGGACTAGCACAAGTTAATGTAATATTAAGTGCTATGATGGGTGGAATTTCAGGTTCTGCAAATGCTGATGCAGCTATGCAATCTAAAATCTTAGTTCCAGAGATGGTAAAAAGAAATTTCTCAAAACCATTTTCAGCAGCTGTTACAGCTGCATCATCTTCGGTAAGTCCAGTAATACCTCCAGGAACAAATTTGATAATCTATTCATTAATAGCCAACGTTTCAGTAGCTAAAATGTTTTTAGCAGGATATACACCTGGAATTATGATGACAGTTGCTCTTATGTTTGTAGTGCATATAATTTCTAAGAAAAGAGGATATACTTCAACTAGAGATAAAAGAGCTACAATAAAGGAGATTTTGATTCAGATTAAAGATTCTATATGGGCGTTACTAATTCCTTTTGGAATTATTTTAGGAATGCGTATGGGACTTTTTACTCCAACAGAAGCTGGTGGAGTTGCTGTATTATTCTGTTTTGTAGTTGGAGTTTTTGTATATAAAAAACTAAAATGGGAGCATGTGCCTATTATTTTAAAAGATACGGTTTATGGAACAGGTTCTGTTATGCTTCTTATAATAGGAGCAAAAGTTTTTGGATATTATTTAACACTAGAAAGAATTCCTCAAATGATAACAAATCTATTAGTTGGATTTACAGATAATAGATACATGTTACTTTTTATAGTTAACCTGCTTTTACTTTTTGTTGGAATGTTTTTAGAAGGAGGGGCAGCACTTGTAATTCTTGCTCCACTTTTAGTACCAGCAGCTTTAAAGGTTGGAATAGATCCAATTCAGTTTGGAGTAATATTAATTGTTAATATTATGATTGGAGGAATAACACCACCTTTTGGCTCAATGATGTTTACAACATGTACTATAGTTGGTGTAAAACTCGATGAGTTTGTAAAAGAGGTATTACCATTTATTTTAGCATTGTTAGTAGTTTTAGCTATCTTAACTTATTCGGAGACAATAGCACTATATATACCAAACCTATTAATGTAA
- a CDS encoding MgtC/SapB family protein encodes MTGIGLTEILFRLTVSSIFGGCIGLERELKNKSAGFVTLILVCLGATTIALLQEELLIRQINLISSQPNLIESYKLDITRLSAQVVTGVGFIGGGAIVYSNDKVSGITTAATLWITAAIGLAIGYGFVFLSIAAFLIVVITLIVMKILERKVITMVRNKKATKSNLTKEEQK; translated from the coding sequence ATGACTGGGATAGGATTGACAGAGATATTATTTAGATTGACAGTTTCTTCAATATTTGGAGGTTGTATAGGATTAGAAAGAGAGTTAAAAAATAAATCAGCAGGATTTGTAACCTTAATATTGGTATGTTTAGGAGCTACAACGATTGCCCTTTTACAAGAGGAGCTGTTAATAAGGCAAATAAATTTAATATCCTCCCAACCTAACCTCATAGAAAGTTATAAATTAGATATTACAAGACTATCAGCTCAAGTTGTAACAGGAGTGGGATTTATAGGGGGAGGAGCAATAGTTTATTCAAATGATAAGGTTTCAGGAATAACAACAGCAGCTACTTTATGGATAACAGCAGCAATTGGATTAGCAATTGGATATGGATTTGTATTTTTATCTATAGCAGCTTTTTTAATTGTTGTTATAACTTTAATAGTAATGAAAATACTAGAAAGAAAAGTTATAACCATGGTAAGAAATAAAAAAGCAACTAAAAGTAATTTAACAAAAGAGGAGCAAAAATGA
- a CDS encoding MATE family efflux transporter gives MLKKFINYAVPSVFAMFVSSLYVIIDGIFVGQGVGNLALAAVNLVVPVSIFFFGMATMFAVGGGTLISESFGKKDIAKGVHIFREAFIVLLILSFFMSFIFVVFSKKIVILLGANGNVLEEANTYLKYYVMFCIPNILGISLSSFIRNDGNPKLAMIATVSGAFLNIALDYVFIFIFKWGIKGAAIATGLGQILTVLIILLHFLFKKGYLSFGKTKLHKENILRFITLGFPSFFMEITFSIMVFCMNIAISKVGNESQLASFGIINYLTTIVYMLLLGLSFGVQPLFSFNHGAKNYENVFKFYKFTIVSSIVINFIYFAISYFYGYDIVKLFTKDGSILNETYIGLTLFNLSFFIVGINVIQSGYYQAINNPKNSNIISFLRSIIFFPITIFISSHFWGLTGVWLSPLFSETLCFITWNLLFNKNLGSVLTNYFIKSTPKNQ, from the coding sequence ATGTTAAAAAAATTTATTAATTATGCTGTTCCATCTGTATTTGCGATGTTTGTATCATCACTTTATGTAATTATTGATGGAATCTTTGTAGGTCAAGGTGTCGGAAACTTAGCTCTTGCCGCTGTTAATTTAGTAGTACCTGTATCAATTTTCTTTTTTGGAATGGCCACAATGTTTGCTGTTGGAGGTGGAACTCTTATTTCTGAAAGTTTTGGAAAAAAAGACATAGCAAAAGGTGTTCACATCTTTAGAGAAGCTTTTATAGTTCTATTAATTTTAAGCTTTTTTATGAGTTTCATATTTGTTGTTTTTTCAAAAAAGATAGTTATACTTTTAGGAGCTAATGGAAATGTTTTAGAGGAAGCTAATACTTATCTAAAATATTATGTTATGTTTTGTATTCCAAATATCCTAGGAATATCTTTAAGTAGCTTTATAAGAAATGATGGAAATCCAAAGCTTGCCATGATTGCAACTGTTTCTGGTGCTTTTTTAAATATTGCTCTGGATTATGTATTTATTTTTATTTTTAAATGGGGAATAAAGGGAGCTGCTATAGCTACAGGGCTTGGACAGATTTTAACTGTTCTAATTATACTACTACACTTTTTATTTAAAAAAGGATATCTTTCTTTTGGTAAAACTAAACTTCACAAAGAAAATATATTAAGATTTATTACGCTGGGGTTTCCATCTTTTTTTATGGAGATAACTTTTTCAATAATGGTATTTTGTATGAATATAGCTATTTCAAAAGTTGGAAATGAAAGTCAACTAGCTTCATTTGGAATAATAAACTATCTAACTACAATTGTTTATATGCTTTTACTTGGTTTATCTTTTGGAGTTCAACCATTATTTAGTTTCAACCATGGAGCTAAAAATTATGAAAATGTTTTTAAATTTTATAAATTTACAATTGTATCTTCTATAGTTATTAACTTTATTTATTTTGCTATTTCATATTTTTATGGATATGACATTGTTAAATTATTTACTAAAGATGGAAGTATTTTAAATGAAACTTATATTGGTCTCACTCTATTTAATCTTTCATTTTTTATCGTAGGGATTAATGTTATTCAATCAGGATATTATCAAGCTATAAACAACCCTAAAAACTCAAATATTATATCTTTTTTAAGATCAATTATATTTTTTCCAATAACAATTTTTATAAGCAGTCATTTTTGGGGATTAACTGGAGTTTGGCTAAGTCCTTTATTTTCTGAAACTCTTTGCTTTATAACTTGGAATCTTCTATTTAATAAAAACTTGGGTTCAGTATTAACAAATTATTTTATAAAATCTACACCTAAAAACCAGTAA
- a CDS encoding HAD-IIA family hydrolase: protein MKDYKGYLFDIDGTIVLGDVLIPGAKEKIEELRKCGKKIGFYTNNSSKNPKSYIEKFTKLGIETELKEIITAGGVLADYLKNSCKDKKIFMVGTKDYKNYCKDLEIQIFDENDEFDFSEIDIVVVTLDSELNYKKLEIACKLLHRNVEYLAANEDLVYPVEDGVFLPDCKAICNIIELCTKKIPKYFGKPKKAMLDYALRNLNLLKDEVVIVGDRLYTDIASGYINGCDTILVLTGEAKRDSKSVYNPTYILDSIADI from the coding sequence ATGAAAGATTATAAAGGATACTTATTTGATATAGACGGAACAATAGTTTTAGGGGATGTTCTAATACCAGGAGCTAAAGAAAAAATTGAGGAATTACGAAAATGTGGAAAGAAAATAGGGTTTTATACGAATAATTCCTCTAAAAATCCAAAGAGCTATATCGAAAAATTTACAAAACTGGGAATAGAAACTGAATTGAAAGAGATAATAACTGCTGGAGGAGTATTAGCAGATTATTTAAAAAATAGTTGTAAAGATAAAAAAATATTTATGGTGGGGACAAAGGATTATAAAAATTATTGTAAAGATTTAGAGATTCAAATATTTGATGAAAATGATGAGTTTGATTTTTCTGAAATTGATATAGTTGTGGTAACACTTGATTCTGAATTAAACTATAAAAAGTTAGAGATTGCTTGTAAACTTCTACATAGAAATGTAGAATATTTAGCAGCAAATGAAGATTTAGTTTATCCTGTGGAGGATGGAGTATTTTTACCAGACTGTAAAGCTATTTGCAATATAATTGAGTTATGTACAAAAAAAATTCCTAAATATTTTGGAAAGCCTAAAAAAGCTATGCTTGATTATGCACTGAGAAATTTAAATTTACTAAAAGATGAAGTAGTAATAGTAGGGGATAGATTATATACTGATATCGCTTCAGGGTATATTAATGGCTGTGACACAATATTAGTTTTAACAGGAGAAGCTAAAAGAGATAGTAAAAGTGTTTATAATCCAACTTATATATTAGATAGTATAGCTGATATATAA
- a CDS encoding AbgT family transporter translates to MSNTNIGILSKTIRIVEKTGNKLPHPFILFGIFSIITLFVSFSLNKLGFGVTYFESAKTVGEVGKDVTIIVENLLTFKNMRTLVQEIPTIYVNFPSLKIVVLMMMAIGLVEKTGFFTALMRKYLLNAPRSIITGALIFTAVNANIMSDAGTIFAFTIGGVLFAALGRNPKIGIIAGFAACSGGFTANMFVAGTDALLAGITEQAAAAVGVNLAINPLCNYYFMAAATIILTITLTIFTEKFVVKTVGDTDLGNNTELLKSYKLTSKEERGLKFAFYGFLVFLAIFLSLCYPENAFFRNNDGGFLPKSPLLFSIVPIIFVMFSVIGISYGVGEGKIKTTRDIPKLLQAGLTQAVPLMVTLLSSSIFIYLLNKSNIFRIFAVKGSFILKEANVGPLPLLLLVVLITTLINPMMTSGSTKWILLAPMVVPMFTLLNISPAYAQLAFRIGDSSTNIISPLHSSIPVILGLLAQYQAEGKIPNTKEEGEAGFGTIFALTLPYSIVILASLISLMVIWYFLGLPIGPGFNLNL, encoded by the coding sequence ATGTCAAATACAAATATAGGTATATTAAGTAAAACGATTAGAATAGTAGAGAAAACAGGAAATAAACTTCCACATCCATTTATTTTATTTGGGATATTTTCAATAATAACTTTATTTGTTTCTTTTAGCTTAAATAAGCTAGGTTTTGGAGTTACATATTTTGAAAGTGCTAAGACCGTAGGGGAAGTTGGAAAAGATGTGACGATAATAGTTGAAAATTTATTAACATTCAAAAATATGAGAACTTTAGTTCAAGAAATTCCAACAATATATGTAAATTTTCCATCATTAAAAATAGTAGTTTTAATGATGATGGCAATAGGATTAGTAGAAAAAACAGGTTTTTTTACAGCTTTAATGAGAAAATATCTATTAAATGCTCCTAGAAGTATTATAACAGGAGCTTTAATATTTACTGCAGTTAATGCAAATATTATGTCAGATGCAGGAACAATATTTGCTTTTACAATAGGAGGAGTATTATTTGCAGCTTTAGGAAGAAATCCTAAGATTGGAATAATAGCTGGATTTGCAGCATGCAGTGGTGGATTTACTGCAAATATGTTTGTCGCAGGTACAGATGCACTATTAGCAGGAATAACAGAACAGGCAGCAGCAGCAGTAGGAGTAAATTTAGCAATAAATCCATTATGTAACTATTATTTTATGGCAGCAGCAACAATTATTTTAACAATAACATTAACTATTTTTACAGAAAAATTTGTTGTAAAAACTGTAGGAGATACGGATTTAGGAAATAATACAGAATTATTAAAAAGTTATAAGTTAACTTCAAAAGAAGAGAGAGGATTAAAGTTTGCTTTTTATGGATTTTTAGTTTTTTTAGCTATATTTTTATCATTATGTTATCCTGAAAATGCATTTTTTAGAAATAATGATGGTGGATTCTTACCAAAGTCTCCTCTATTATTTTCTATCGTACCAATAATTTTTGTAATGTTTTCTGTTATAGGAATCTCTTATGGTGTCGGAGAAGGAAAAATAAAGACAACAAGAGATATTCCAAAGCTACTACAAGCTGGACTAACTCAAGCAGTTCCTTTAATGGTAACTTTATTATCTTCATCAATATTTATATATTTATTAAATAAGTCAAATATATTTAGAATTTTTGCAGTTAAAGGTTCATTTATTTTAAAGGAAGCTAATGTAGGACCATTACCATTACTACTTTTAGTTGTATTAATAACAACATTGATAAATCCAATGATGACGTCAGGATCAACAAAATGGATTTTATTAGCTCCAATGGTAGTACCAATGTTTACTTTATTAAATATATCACCGGCTTATGCACAATTGGCTTTTAGAATAGGAGATTCATCAACTAATATTATATCTCCATTACACTCATCAATTCCTGTAATTTTAGGTCTTTTAGCCCAATACCAAGCAGAAGGAAAAATACCAAATACAAAAGAAGAGGGAGAAGCAGGTTTTGGAACAATTTTTGCTTTAACACTTCCTTATTCAATAGTTATTTTAGCTTCTTTAATTTCATTGATGGTAATTTGGTATTTCTTAGGATTACCAATTGGTCCAGGATTTAATTTAAATTTATAA
- a CDS encoding TRAP transporter small permease, with the protein MSNDILKKFRAIEFEALLGSITISVTVILVIVNVFLRYFLGIQYSWIEEVSVGCFIWTVYLGATASYRKRGLIGVDAVTKILPLKGRRVLRVITNTLLLVLSASMFYLSYNYTSSSDKITSALEISYVYINSSLPISFGLMTIYSIYFFIYDIINFNNLEIEEQEEQEEFEQQIEDVMM; encoded by the coding sequence ATGAGTAATGATATTTTAAAAAAATTTAGGGCAATAGAGTTTGAAGCATTACTTGGAAGTATAACAATCAGCGTAACTGTAATTCTTGTAATAGTAAATGTATTCCTAAGATATTTCTTAGGAATACAATACTCTTGGATAGAAGAGGTTTCTGTTGGTTGCTTTATATGGACAGTTTATTTAGGAGCAACAGCAAGTTATAGAAAAAGAGGACTTATAGGAGTAGATGCTGTAACAAAAATACTACCTCTAAAAGGGAGAAGAGTATTAAGGGTTATAACGAATACTCTACTTTTAGTATTATCTGCTTCTATGTTTTATTTAAGTTATAACTATACATCTTCATCTGATAAGATAACTTCAGCTTTAGAAATATCGTATGTTTATATAAATAGTTCTTTGCCAATTTCCTTTGGGTTAATGACAATTTACTCTATCTATTTTTTTATTTACGATATTATTAATTTTAATAATTTAGAAATAGAAGAGCAAGAGGAGCAAGAGGAGTTTGAACAGCAAATAGAGGATGTGATGATGTAA
- a CDS encoding C4-dicarboxylate TRAP transporter substrate-binding protein: MKKGFLKVLMLVLSIFLVGCGGEKEKTDGVQQAKAPQKKVIKMSMKFVEDEQTAKTFHQVANKINDRLKDNLEIQVFTGGQLPIGKDSMEQVVGGANWISVDGINFLGDYVPDYNAVVGPMLYNNFDEYLAMTKSDLVKNLNAEAEKKGIKVLSLDYLFGFRSMLTEKEVKTPEDLKGLKIRVPNSQLYMLTLEAMGANPTPLPFTEVYSGIQQKVVDGLEGSLMTIYGTKIYEVRKQVSLTNHLLGVSAVTISNKVWNELTDEQRKVIEEEIYNGSVYNTDETVKLEKEYQTKLEELGVKFNEVDAVAFNKAIENVFNQFPKWTPGIYNQIMDELNKIRNK; the protein is encoded by the coding sequence ATGAAAAAGGGATTTTTAAAAGTTTTAATGTTGGTTTTAAGTATTTTTTTAGTGGGATGTGGAGGAGAAAAAGAGAAAACAGATGGAGTACAACAAGCTAAAGCTCCTCAAAAAAAGGTTATTAAAATGAGTATGAAGTTTGTTGAAGATGAGCAAACAGCAAAAACTTTTCATCAGGTAGCTAATAAAATAAATGATAGATTAAAAGATAATTTAGAGATACAGGTTTTCACAGGCGGACAACTACCAATTGGAAAAGATAGTATGGAACAAGTTGTTGGTGGAGCAAACTGGATATCAGTAGATGGAATAAACTTTTTAGGAGATTACGTACCTGATTATAACGCAGTAGTTGGACCTATGTTATATAATAATTTTGATGAATACTTAGCTATGACTAAAAGTGATTTAGTTAAAAATTTAAATGCTGAAGCTGAGAAAAAAGGGATAAAAGTTTTATCATTAGATTATCTATTTGGATTTAGAAGTATGTTAACAGAAAAAGAGGTAAAAACTCCAGAAGATTTAAAAGGATTAAAAATTAGAGTTCCAAATAGCCAACTTTATATGTTAACTTTAGAAGCTATGGGAGCAAATCCAACTCCACTTCCATTTACAGAAGTTTATAGTGGAATTCAACAAAAAGTTGTAGATGGATTAGAGGGATCTTTAATGACAATTTATGGAACTAAAATATATGAGGTTAGAAAGCAAGTTTCTTTAACGAATCACCTTTTAGGAGTTTCAGCTGTTACTATTTCAAATAAAGTTTGGAATGAGTTAACTGATGAGCAAAGAAAAGTTATTGAAGAAGAGATTTATAACGGAAGTGTTTATAATACAGATGAAACTGTGAAGTTAGAGAAAGAGTACCAAACTAAATTAGAAGAACTTGGAGTTAAATTTAATGAGGTTGATGCAGTTGCATTTAATAAAGCAATTGAAAACGTATTTAACCAATTTCCAAAATGGACACCAGGAATCTATAATCAAATAATGGATGAATTAAATAAAATTAGAAATAAATAG